A window from Chaetodon trifascialis isolate fChaTrf1 chromosome 5, fChaTrf1.hap1, whole genome shotgun sequence encodes these proteins:
- the LOC139331593 gene encoding protocadherin gamma-C5-like, whose translation MGFMERGIMWNKLPAWQVFLWCHHFFLLWSTIDGQTRYSIPEELKQGSVVGNLAKDLGLVVSELYRRKLRITSEAGKQYFSIDLGKGELVVIDRIDREELCEQRPSCLLPLELVIDNPLQLHRVEIEIQDTNDNSPSFLSKEKVVKIAELVNPGARFPLESAQDPDVGTNSVRSYRISKNDNFKLTVKTHKDGRKIPELVLEKPLDREKLPVHNLILTAVDGGDPVRSGTSDITVIVLDINDNAPQFERQVYEANVSEKATPGAEVLRVKATDADEGLNGEIQYFFAEQTTDLILSLFDIEPSTGAIAVKGILDHETNSLHRFDITAKDKGNPEMDGHCGVEIRIVDINDNIPEIIVTSLTTPVPEDSAIGTVIALISAKDPDSGDNGRVMLSVSSKSPFKLNPSVSNHYSLVTNGPLDREKNGQYSVKISATDSGKPPLSSEKVILVELLDVNDNPPVFSQPSYVIYVKENHPPGKILCSVSAADPDSGDNAKISYSILDSKVQDVSVSSYVYINSDNGSIYSMHSFDYEKLKVFQIQVQAKDQGSPSLSSNATVHVFILDQNDNAPAVIYPSSAALGSLSHQRMPRSAKAGHLVTKVTAVDADSGHNAWISYKVAEATDASLFTVNLYTGEVRTKRAVSEQDDASQRLLIEVRDDGEPVQSATVTVSILLEDGLHEPILDLRQKAAEPSKKTERMTLYLIVSLASVSVLSLVTFLILAVKCVRSSRSSGSCCMTRTDFDDYKNPNRNLQIQLNTDGPIKYVEVLGGDMLSQSQSFRSCMSPMSEYSDFTLIKPSSTTDFKEVISVLDASLPDSTWTFESQQVS comes from the coding sequence ATGGGATTTATGGAGCGAGGAATAATGTGGAACAAATTGCCTGCATGGCAGGTCTTTTTGTGGTGCCaccatttctttctcttgtggAGTACAATAGACGGACAGACTCGCTACAGCATCCCGGAGGAACTGAAACAGGGCTCTGTGGTTGGAAATCTGGCCAAAGATTTGGGTTTGGTTGTATCTGAACTGTATCGACGTAAATTGCGGATAACCTCGGAGGCTGGTAAGCAGTATTTTAGCATTGACTTGGGGAAGGGAGAACTGGTGGTGATTGACAGGATAGATAGGGAGGAACTGTGTGAACAAAGACCGTCATGTTTGTTGCCCTTGGAACTAGTCATAGATAACCCCCTACAGCTGCACAGAGTCGAAATTGAAATACAGGACACAAACGATAATTCTCCTAGTTTTCTTTCCAAAGAGAAAGTGGTGAAAATTGCAGAGCTGGTAAATCCAGGCGCGCGATTTCCTTTAGAAAGCGCACAGGATCCTGATGTCGGCACCAATTCGGTGCGTTCTTACCGCAtaagcaaaaatgacaattttaaATTGACTGTTAAAACACACAAGGACGGAAGAAAAATTCCAGAACTAGTCCTCGAAAAACCACTTGATAGAGAGAAGCTGCCTGTACACAATCTTATCCTCACCGCGGTGGATGGTGGAGACCCGGTGCGTTCAGGGACATCTGACATTACAGTTATAGTACTTGATATCAATGATAATGCGCCGCAATTTGAGAGACAGGTATATGAGGCTAATGTCAGCGAAAAGGCAACACCTGGAGCTGAAGTATTGCGTGTTAAAGCCACAGATGCAGATGAAGGTCTAAATGGAgaaattcaatatttttttgCAGAGCAAACTACAGATCTGATTTTATCATTATTTGACATTGAACCATCGACTGGAGCTATTGCTGTCAAAGGAATTTTAGACCACGAAACGAACTCCTTACATAGATTTGATATAACTGCCAAAGACAAAGGCAATCCTGAGATGGATGGGCATTGTGGCGTCGAAATTCGAATAGTTGACATTAACGACAATATTCCTGAAATAATCGTGACGTCTTTAACAACACCCGTTCCTGAGGATTCAGCAATCGGAACAGTTATTGCATTGATAAGTGCGAAAGACCCAGATTCAGGTGACAATGGCAGGGTTATGTTGAGCGTGTCTTCCAAATCCCCTTTTAAGTTAAATCCATCAGTCTCCAACCATTACTCTTTAGTGACGAATGGGCCACTCGACCGTGAAAAAAATGGCCAATATAGTGTCAAGATAAGTGCAACTGATTCTGGAAAACCCCCATTATCAAGTGAAAAAGTAATCCTTGTTGAATTATTAGATGTAAATGACAATCCACCAGTTTTCTCCCAACCTTCTTATGTAATCTATGTAAAAGAGAACCATCCTCCCGGGAAAATTCTGTGCTCAGTGTCAGCAGCTGACCCTGATTCGGGCGACAACGCCAAAATCTCTTACTCCATACTGGACTCTAAAGTGCAGGACGTTTCTGTCTCATCTTATGTTTACATTAACTCAGATAACGGCAGCATCTACAGCATGCACTCGTTTGACTATGAGAAACTCAAGGTGTTTCAGATTCAGGTTCAGGCAAAGGACCAGGGCTCTCCGTCTCTCAGCAGCAACGCCACTGTCCATGTTTTCATCCTGGACCAGAACGACAACGCCCCCGCTGTTATTTACCCCTCCTCCGCTGCCCTGGGCTCCCTCTCTCATCAGAGGATGCCCCGCTCCGCCAAAGCGGGTCACCTGGTCACTAAGGTGACGGCCGTGGACGCTGACTCGGGCCATAACGCCTGGATCTCCTACAAAGTGGCGGAGGCCACAGACGCCTCTCTGTTCACTGTCAATCTGTACACAGGGGAGGTGAGGACTAAACGCGCTGTGTCCGAGCAGGACGACGCCTCTCAGAGGCTGCTGATAGAGGTCAGGGACGACGGGGAGCCGGTCCAGTCCGCCACCGTCACGGTGTCCATCCTGCTGGAGGACGGCCTCCATGAGCCCATCTTAGACCTCCGACAGAAAGCGGCCGAGCCCAGCAAGAAAACTGAGAGAATGACTCTTTATTTGATTGTGTCTCTGGCCTCGGTGTCCGTGCTGTCTCTGGTGACTTTTCTCATCTTAGCGGTCAAATgcgtgaggagcagcagaagcagcggTAGTTGCTGCATGACACGGACCGACTTTGACGATTACAAGAACCCCAACAGAAACCTGCAGATTCAGCTCAACACTGACGGACCTATAAAGTACGTGGAGGTCCTGGGAGGAGACATGTTGTCTCAGAGTCAGTCCTTCAGGTCGTGCATGTCTCCCATGTCAGAGTACAGTGATTTCACTTTGATCAAAcccagcagcaccacagacTTTAAGGAGGTGATCAGTGTCCTG